A window of Candidatus Methylomirabilota bacterium genomic DNA:
ATCGCGTCCTTGCCGCGGCGGGCGCCGGGCGCGGGGCGGACGCGTAACGCCCGGTCCTCGACCAGACGCGAGCTGAGCGTGCCCTCCTGCGCGCGGACGACGCCCTCCACGCGAGCGACGTACACCCGCTCGGGCGTCCGCGCCTGGAACTGCGCCTGGAGCGCCCGCTTCGCGGCCCACGACTTGGCGAAGACGAGCAGGCCGGAGGTCTCCCGGTCGAGCCGATGGACGACGAAGACCCGCCGGTCACCCTGCGCCTGGGCCCAGTCCCGGAGCAGGCGGTACACGGTCCGGGTGCGCTCCTTGTCGGTCGCGATCGTCAGGAGCCCGGCGGGCTTGTCGACGACGAGAAGGTGCTCATCCTCGTGCACGAGCCGCAGGGGCGCCGGGAAGGCGATCTCCGGCCGGCCAAGCTCGACGCGGTCGGCCGGGCCCACCCGGGCGTCGCCGCGACGGACCACGACGCCGTTGACCCGGACGCGTCCGCTCGCCAGCCACTGCTTGATCCCGCGGCCCGACGCCCCGGGGTGGAGGGCGCGCAGCCGCTCCCGGAGCATCGCGTCTGGTTCGCGGGCCGGAACCTCCACAAAGAGGGATAATACCCGGCGGCCGGACTCCAGCGGGAGGCACCATGGGTAAAAAGCTTCTCTTCGTCGGCGCCGGGGCCATCGGAAGCTACCTCGGGGCGTTCCTGTCGCGCGCCGGACACGATGTGACGCTCGTCGATCCCTGGGCCGAGCAGGTCGAGACCATCCGGCTGCGCGGCCTGTCAGTGACCGGGCCGCACGAGCCCTTCGAGGCGCGACCGACCGCCGTCCACCTCAACGAGGCGGCTCGCCTGGCCCGCGATTACGAGATCGCGTTCGTGGCCATGAAGATGTATGACACCGCGTGGGCGGCTCAGCTCGCGCTCCGGCACCTGGCCCCCGATGGCTACGTCGTCTCGGCCCAGAACTGCTGGCCCGACCCGGTGGTGGCGGCCGTGGCCGGCGCCCCGCGGGCCGTGGGGCTGGTCATGTCCAAGATCGGTGTGGCCCTGTGGAAGCCCGGCCAGGTGGAGCGGGGCATGGACAAGGGCCAGGGCCGGGGACACGACGTCTTCCGCGTGGGTGAGCACGACGGGCGGACCACGCCGCGCGCCACCGAGCTGGCGCAGATGCTCTCGGTGATCGACGGCGCTCAGGTCACGGACAACCTCTGGGGCGAGCGGTGGGCCAAGCTCTGCGCGAACGCCATGGGCAACCCGGTCCAGGCCATGTCCGGGCTCGGCTCGCTGGAGATCGCGTCCAGCGAGGTCGGGCGCGCCATCACGATCCATCTCGCCGGGGAGTCGGCGCGCGTCGGGCGCGCGCTCGGCTACCGCGTCCCCAAGTTCAACGGCGCCGCCGCCGAGCAGTGGGCGGACGCCGACCGGCGCGAGAC
This region includes:
- a CDS encoding 2-dehydropantoate 2-reductase; this encodes MGKKLLFVGAGAIGSYLGAFLSRAGHDVTLVDPWAEQVETIRLRGLSVTGPHEPFEARPTAVHLNEAARLARDYEIAFVAMKMYDTAWAAQLALRHLAPDGYVVSAQNCWPDPVVAAVAGAPRAVGLVMSKIGVALWKPGQVERGMDKGQGRGHDVFRVGEHDGRTTPRATELAQMLSVIDGAQVTDNLWGERWAKLCANAMGNPVQAMSGLGSLEIASSEVGRAITIHLAGESARVGRALGYRVPKFNGAAAEQWADADRRETWETLDRMLTPASASPRNWRASMAQDVAKGRPTEIDHMNGYVVARGRERGVPTPVSAAVVEVVHEVEEGKRKPEPQNIGLVLRRAGV
- a CDS encoding RluA family pseudouridine synthase, with amino-acid sequence MLRERLRALHPGASGRGIKQWLASGRVRVNGVVVRRGDARVGPADRVELGRPEIAFPAPLRLVHEDEHLLVVDKPAGLLTIATDKERTRTVYRLLRDWAQAQGDRRVFVVHRLDRETSGLLVFAKSWAAKRALQAQFQARTPERVYVARVEGVVRAQEGTLSSRLVEDRALRVRPAPGARRGKDAITRYRVLERYPDATLLELALVTGRRGQIRAQLAALGHPIVGDRAYGSRGDPLRRVCLHATRLGFVHPSGRRVVFDSPPPSFRRA